In one Candidatus Nomurabacteria bacterium genomic region, the following are encoded:
- a CDS encoding polysaccharide biosynthesis C-terminal domain-containing protein: protein MGRVRSAVARANRRLSVQLAASLLAGSTLLSLLFGFFRMRLLNAAYYDTYPTGYDAYLAAFTVPDFMFFILVSGALSVSFIPVFNQRLATGNKKSAWELSTSMINFMALITLIASILIIIFAEPLVRYVIAPGLSESGIALATSMMRVIAVNPFLFAIATVIASVQQAVGRFTFFALAPILYNVGIIIGITVFTGGINIFGVQVFDGGIMGVALGVALGSVLQLLVSTIGLIGLGFDYKFKIYWKNKGFRQVLRLLPPRSIDQGMDYIVGIVETNLASRLAAGTLAAYNQATVLHMAPINLIGVAISTAAFPKMTERIGQGRPDLFRKELQNIIRIIVWIAMPVAAVTYFTRGYLVNFIKNGGDVLMAGLLGSLVIAILFRSVYFICAKSFYAQQDTKTPLYISLFAIALNIALAVWFTMGLDMGAYGLGYAQSIVAVFEVIVLFTVMNRRIKNLIDASVIHAFWRMAIATAVTSIICYAMVQLFQLQNADNSFVATFPKFVLISMASGSAYLAASRLLNLSEADPIIQRLEQLFFARAR, encoded by the coding sequence ATGGGTAGGGTTAGAAGCGCTGTAGCCCGAGCAAACCGCAGGTTATCTGTGCAGCTAGCTGCTAGTTTGCTCGCGGGCTCGACGCTTCTTTCCTTGTTGTTTGGTTTCTTCCGGATGCGTCTACTCAACGCCGCATACTACGATACGTATCCGACTGGGTACGACGCATATTTGGCGGCGTTTACTGTACCAGACTTTATGTTTTTTATTCTGGTATCGGGCGCGTTGAGTGTGAGCTTTATACCCGTCTTTAATCAGCGACTTGCGACGGGTAACAAGAAGTCGGCGTGGGAGCTCTCGACTAGCATGATTAATTTTATGGCGTTGATAACACTCATTGCTAGTATTTTGATTATTATTTTTGCAGAGCCATTGGTGCGGTATGTGATTGCGCCTGGATTGAGCGAGTCAGGCATAGCGCTTGCGACAAGCATGATGCGGGTGATTGCCGTGAATCCTTTCTTGTTTGCGATAGCGACAGTTATCGCGAGTGTTCAGCAGGCGGTTGGTCGGTTTACGTTTTTTGCACTTGCACCAATCTTGTACAACGTAGGCATAATAATCGGCATCACAGTATTTACGGGCGGTATCAATATATTCGGCGTACAGGTGTTTGACGGCGGAATTATGGGCGTTGCGCTCGGTGTGGCACTTGGCTCAGTATTGCAGTTACTCGTGAGTACTATTGGACTCATCGGACTTGGATTTGATTACAAGTTTAAAATTTATTGGAAAAACAAAGGTTTTCGACAAGTGCTTCGTTTGTTGCCGCCACGGTCAATTGACCAGGGTATGGATTATATCGTTGGTATCGTGGAGACGAACCTGGCGTCGCGTTTAGCTGCCGGAACACTAGCGGCGTATAACCAAGCAACCGTGCTCCATATGGCGCCGATTAATCTCATCGGTGTGGCCATCAGCACGGCGGCGTTTCCAAAGATGACAGAGCGAATTGGCCAGGGGCGACCTGATTTGTTTCGCAAGGAACTACAAAACATCATTCGCATTATCGTGTGGATCGCCATGCCTGTGGCTGCGGTAACGTACTTTACTCGTGGATATTTGGTGAACTTTATCAAAAACGGTGGTGACGTATTGATGGCTGGGCTGCTTGGTTCGCTTGTTATCGCGATATTGTTTCGCTCGGTATACTTTATATGCGCCAAGAGTTTTTATGCGCAGCAAGACACCAAGACGCCTCTTTATATTTCGCTATTTGCGATTGCGCTCAATATTGCATTAGCCGTGTGGTTTACTATGGGCTTAGACATGGGAGCGTATGGTCTTGGCTACGCACAATCAATCGTGGCGGTGTTTGAAGTGATAGTGCTCTTTACGGTCATGAACCGACGTATCAAAAATTTGATTGATGCATCGGTTATTCATGCTTTTTGGCGCATGGCTATAGCCACTGCGGTGACGTCGATTATCTGCTATGCAATGGTGCAATTGTTTCAGCTACAAAATGCAGACAATAGCTTTGTCGCTACTTTTCCAAAGTTTGTACTTATTTCGATGGCAAGTGGCTCGGCATATCTGGCCGCAAGCCGTTTATTGAATCTTAGTGAAGCAGATCCGATCATTCAGCGCTTAGAGCAATTATTTTTTGCACGCGCTCGCTAA